One window from the genome of Spirosoma rhododendri encodes:
- a CDS encoding NAD(P)/FAD-dependent oxidoreductase: protein MIHQLTLSLPPELALDDDRFRDHVSQHLRLPTDEPIVVRKKRQSIDARNRQVRVQVDTDVFIGETPPPLIQYQKPQTDVSRAPQAIVVGAGPAGLFAALRLIELGIKPIVLERGSDVRARRRDLAAINKDHIVNPESNYCFGEGGAGTYSDGKLYTRSTKRGDVRRILEIFVAHGATEQILVDAHPHIGTNKLPNVVADLRESIRQAGGEVRFDTKVTDFIVEQNELKGVVLANGDALTGIGVILATGHSARDIFHLLHDRNVRIEAKPFAMGVRIEHQQQLIDRFQYHRPDRGDYLPAASYSLVTQTRFKGVDRGVFSFCMCPGGFIVPAATAPGELVVNGMSPSRRDSKFANSGLVVAITDADLKPYADEGPLAGLALQQDLERWACRIGSAGDPTLDQVAPAQCVADFVDGRVSASLLPTSYQPGLRSVDMYEVLPDHIAQPLQQGLRDFGRKMRGYLSNDGQIIGVESRTSSPVRIPRDRDTCEHVAVRRLFPCGEGAGYAGGIVSAAMDGERCAEELVKLYK, encoded by the coding sequence ATGATTCATCAGCTTACGCTCTCGTTGCCGCCCGAACTGGCCCTCGACGACGACCGGTTTCGCGACCATGTCAGTCAGCATCTGCGACTACCCACCGACGAACCAATCGTGGTTCGCAAAAAACGACAGTCGATCGATGCCCGCAACCGGCAGGTTCGGGTACAGGTCGACACCGACGTGTTTATCGGCGAAACCCCGCCCCCACTGATTCAGTACCAGAAACCGCAAACCGACGTCAGCCGGGCTCCGCAGGCCATTGTCGTCGGGGCCGGGCCAGCCGGGTTGTTTGCCGCCCTGCGCCTGATCGAACTGGGTATCAAACCCATCGTACTCGAACGGGGCAGCGACGTCCGCGCCCGCCGACGCGACCTGGCCGCGATCAACAAAGACCATATCGTTAACCCGGAGTCGAACTACTGCTTTGGCGAAGGTGGGGCCGGTACGTATTCCGACGGGAAGCTGTACACCCGCTCGACCAAGCGGGGCGACGTGCGCCGGATTCTGGAGATTTTCGTGGCTCACGGGGCTACGGAGCAGATTCTGGTTGACGCCCACCCGCATATCGGCACCAACAAACTGCCGAATGTGGTGGCCGACCTGCGCGAAAGCATCCGGCAGGCGGGTGGCGAAGTGCGGTTCGATACCAAAGTGACGGATTTCATTGTAGAACAGAACGAACTCAAAGGGGTGGTACTGGCCAATGGCGATGCGCTGACCGGTATCGGCGTCATTCTGGCGACGGGTCATTCGGCCCGCGACATTTTCCATCTGCTCCACGACCGCAACGTACGCATCGAAGCCAAGCCCTTCGCCATGGGTGTACGCATCGAGCACCAGCAGCAACTCATCGACCGCTTCCAATACCACCGGCCTGACCGTGGCGACTATCTGCCCGCTGCATCGTACAGTCTGGTAACACAAACCCGCTTCAAAGGGGTAGATCGGGGCGTTTTTTCGTTTTGTATGTGTCCGGGCGGTTTCATCGTACCGGCAGCAACGGCCCCCGGCGAACTGGTCGTCAACGGGATGTCGCCCTCGCGTCGCGATTCAAAATTCGCCAATTCAGGGCTCGTCGTTGCCATCACCGATGCGGATCTGAAACCCTACGCCGACGAAGGGCCGCTGGCCGGGCTGGCACTTCAGCAGGATCTTGAACGCTGGGCCTGCCGGATTGGTAGCGCCGGTGATCCGACACTCGATCAGGTAGCTCCGGCGCAGTGCGTCGCCGACTTTGTCGATGGCCGGGTATCGGCCAGTCTGCTGCCGACGTCTTACCAGCCGGGGCTCCGGTCGGTGGATATGTATGAGGTGCTGCCCGACCACATTGCCCAGCCACTGCAACAGGGGCTGCGCGACTTTGGCCGGAAGATGCGCGGGTACCTGAGCAACGACGGTCAGATTATCGGCGTGGAAAGCCGCACGTCGTCGCCCGTGCGTATCCCGCGCGACCGCGACACCTGCGAGCACGTTGCCGTTAGGCGGCTGTTTCCCTGTGGCGAAGGAGCCGGTTACGCGGGTGGCATCGTCTCAGCCGCCATGGACGGTGAACGTTGCGCCGAAGAATTAGTTAAGTTGTATAAATGA
- a CDS encoding NUDIX hydrolase — translation MIDTSFQVFSERLRERLQQPLPGEEAHRKMASSARTRLGIKPNERTRRSAVLLCFYPYQQSIYLPLILRPQYDGVHAGQMAFPGGRVERFDENLTRTALREAQEEVGIRVSDVQVLGLLTELFIPPSNFYVQPVVGVLPYRPDFYPDPREVEDIVEVELDTLLDETIVGDSKIDVRGITVDAPFYQIQGHRVWGATAMMISELLMVLGG, via the coding sequence ATGATCGACACCAGTTTTCAGGTTTTTAGCGAACGACTACGGGAGCGGCTGCAACAGCCGTTGCCCGGCGAAGAAGCGCACCGAAAAATGGCGTCATCGGCCCGGACACGGCTGGGTATCAAACCCAACGAGCGCACCCGGCGGTCGGCGGTTTTGCTGTGTTTCTACCCCTACCAGCAGTCGATTTACCTGCCGCTGATCCTGCGCCCGCAGTACGACGGAGTGCATGCCGGGCAGATGGCTTTTCCGGGTGGACGCGTGGAGCGGTTCGACGAAAACCTGACCCGCACGGCCCTGCGGGAAGCGCAGGAAGAAGTCGGTATCCGGGTATCGGATGTGCAGGTGCTGGGCCTGCTGACGGAGTTGTTTATTCCGCCGAGCAATTTTTACGTGCAGCCCGTCGTCGGTGTTCTGCCCTACCGGCCAGACTTTTACCCGGACCCCCGCGAAGTCGAAGACATCGTTGAAGTCGAACTGGACACGCTGCTCGATGAAACCATCGTCGGCGACAGTAAAATCGATGTGCGGGGCATAACCGTCGACGCTCCTTTCTACCAGATTCAGGGGCACCGTGTCTGGGGCGCTACCGCCATGATGATCAGCGAGTTGCTGATGGTGCTGGGCGGTTAG
- a CDS encoding TolC family protein, with amino-acid sequence MAEQTGRTDLAGGIDLNISYDRNDPRGRYINPEERTPPTGLTGVGLSLPIGKTMLIDARRNAVRQARLAQTLAEADRLSLVNKTLYDAAKSYWDWFLAHRQRVLLAEGFELANTRFQALRLQALLGEIATIDTTEALITVQDRLVQQQQAVLDEQNARLRVNTYLWNADGQPTELPEQTIPQLTSPMVAADTLLQPLLEQAAQQHPELLKLDTKIGQLTLEERWRQALVQPQVAVSASLLSQTPSVDERYDWSSYYSFRPQNYKVGLDVVFPLFLRKERGKLREVQLKNQQTALERQQTGRDVLNGVQSAYNQLQVLGRQVIVQQQTILNQTILVRGEQAKFELGESSLFLINSRETKLIDLRIKGEELKAKYQKAVAQLYYAAGGAL; translated from the coding sequence CTGGCAGAACAAACTGGCCGTACCGATCTGGCCGGGGGTATCGACCTGAACATTTCGTACGACCGTAACGACCCGCGAGGGCGCTACATAAACCCTGAAGAACGGACGCCACCCACCGGCCTGACGGGCGTAGGGCTAAGTTTGCCCATTGGCAAAACGATGCTCATCGACGCCCGGCGGAACGCAGTTCGGCAGGCCCGGCTGGCGCAGACGCTGGCTGAAGCCGACCGGCTGTCGCTGGTCAACAAGACACTGTACGACGCGGCTAAAAGTTATTGGGACTGGTTTTTGGCGCACCGGCAGCGGGTGCTGCTGGCCGAAGGCTTCGAGCTGGCCAACACCCGGTTTCAGGCCCTGCGCCTGCAAGCGTTGCTGGGCGAAATCGCGACCATCGACACAACCGAAGCCTTGATCACAGTGCAGGATCGACTGGTACAACAGCAACAGGCCGTGCTCGACGAACAAAACGCCCGGCTACGGGTAAACACGTACTTGTGGAATGCCGACGGGCAACCCACCGAACTGCCCGAGCAGACGATTCCGCAGCTCACCTCGCCGATGGTGGCCGCCGATACGTTGCTGCAACCCCTGCTCGAACAGGCCGCTCAGCAACACCCCGAACTGCTGAAACTCGATACCAAAATCGGGCAGCTTACGCTCGAAGAGCGGTGGCGGCAGGCACTGGTACAGCCGCAGGTTGCGGTGAGTGCCAGCTTGTTGAGTCAGACACCATCCGTTGATGAGCGGTACGACTGGAGCAGCTATTATTCGTTCCGACCGCAAAACTACAAGGTAGGTCTCGACGTCGTGTTTCCGCTGTTTCTGCGAAAGGAGCGAGGTAAACTACGGGAGGTGCAACTGAAGAATCAGCAGACGGCGCTCGAACGGCAACAAACCGGTCGCGACGTGCTGAACGGTGTACAATCGGCTTATAATCAGCTACAGGTGCTGGGTCGGCAGGTAATTGTGCAACAGCAGACTATTCTGAACCAAACGATTCTGGTGCGCGGTGAGCAGGCTAAGTTTGAACTGGGTGAAAGCTCCCTGTTTCTTATCAATTCCCGCGAGACCAAACTCATCGACCTGCGAATCAAGGGGGAGGAGCTAAAAGCCAAGTATCAGAAAGCGGTCGCTCAGCTGTACTACGCAGCGGGTGGAGCCCTTTAG
- a CDS encoding HlyD family secretion protein, with amino-acid sequence MLNISNERIDTDDLDRYPLNTLRELPHPDSARRLGRWMLFILIVGIIVMFLPWRQNINGTGKLTALTPKDRPQTVQNAVAGRIERWLVKDGDYVKKGDTLLVISDIKDEYFDPNLPQRLDEQLVAKQGSQDAYEAKITALTGQINALDAGVQVSLEAARNRVKQAQYKLDSDIADLQAAQRNYQIALDRIARYEKAYQDGLISLTDLETRRRTVQQENALVVTEQNVVSTSRQALLNARLDLGTIEAKYREELAKARSDRSSAVSSRTQTEGEIAQLRNKITNVDIRRDRYVVRAPQNGFLVQPAKTGIGETIKEGEPIATLQPDRPQLAVELYVRAMDVPLIERGRIVRLQFDGWPAIQFSGWPSVAVGTFAGKVAVIDAVSSTNGTYRMLITPTTQAGDQPWPKQLRIGSGVYGWVMLDNVPIWYELWRLLNGFPPSLQDEPEKGLKA; translated from the coding sequence ATGTTAAATATTTCCAACGAGCGAATCGATACGGACGATCTCGACCGGTATCCGCTCAACACACTGCGTGAACTGCCGCATCCTGATAGTGCCCGCCGACTGGGTCGCTGGATGCTGTTTATTCTGATTGTCGGCATCATCGTCATGTTTCTACCCTGGCGGCAGAACATCAACGGTACGGGCAAGCTCACGGCCCTGACCCCCAAAGATCGCCCCCAGACGGTACAGAACGCCGTAGCCGGGCGTATCGAACGGTGGCTGGTGAAAGACGGCGACTATGTGAAGAAGGGCGATACGCTGCTGGTTATCTCCGACATCAAAGACGAGTATTTCGATCCGAACCTGCCCCAGCGACTCGATGAACAGCTAGTCGCTAAACAAGGGTCGCAGGACGCTTACGAAGCGAAAATTACGGCCCTGACCGGGCAGATCAACGCGCTCGACGCGGGTGTACAGGTCAGCCTGGAAGCCGCGCGCAACCGGGTGAAGCAGGCGCAGTACAAACTCGACTCCGACATTGCCGATCTACAGGCTGCCCAGCGAAACTATCAGATTGCCCTCGACCGAATTGCCCGCTATGAAAAAGCGTATCAGGATGGTCTGATTTCGCTGACTGACCTGGAAACGCGTCGTCGGACGGTGCAGCAGGAGAACGCACTCGTCGTGACGGAGCAGAACGTGGTGTCGACGTCCCGTCAGGCACTCCTGAACGCCCGACTCGACCTTGGCACCATCGAAGCGAAGTACCGGGAAGAACTCGCTAAAGCCCGCTCCGACCGGAGTTCGGCCGTGTCGAGCCGGACACAGACGGAGGGCGAAATCGCGCAGCTCCGCAACAAAATTACGAACGTCGACATCCGGCGGGATCGGTACGTGGTGCGGGCTCCGCAAAACGGTTTTCTGGTGCAGCCCGCCAAAACGGGTATCGGCGAAACGATCAAGGAAGGGGAGCCCATCGCGACACTCCAGCCCGACCGGCCCCAGCTGGCCGTTGAGCTGTACGTTCGGGCAATGGACGTTCCGCTGATCGAGCGCGGCCGGATCGTGCGGCTTCAGTTCGACGGCTGGCCTGCCATTCAGTTTTCGGGCTGGCCGAGCGTTGCCGTCGGTACGTTTGCCGGAAAGGTAGCCGTCATCGACGCTGTCAGCAGCACCAACGGCACCTACCGGATGCTGATTACGCCGACCACGCAGGCTGGTGATCAGCCGTGGCCCAAACAGCTGCGGATCGGGTCGGGCGTGTACGGCTGGGTTATGCTCGACAACGTACCGATCTGGTACGAACTGTGGCGATTGCTGAACGGTTTTCCCCCGAGCTTACAGGATGAGCCGGAGAAAGGGCTGAAAGCATGA
- a CDS encoding ABC transporter transmembrane domain-containing protein, with product MAVNTTVEPQPTPTERLIRLLSTEKQDIIYVYLYAIVAGLISLSLPLGTQAVFTLVSSGTVFSSIYVLIGLVIFGIIVSGLLLVAQQTLVEILQQRVFAKAALEYTYRLPRIDSEALSAYYPPELMNRFFDVLTIQKAMPKLLVDLTTASVQIIFGLLLLVAYHPIFIAFAIFVVLAVWLITKILSPSGIETSLAESKYKYKVVAHLEQMAADLPEKTVIPDTQAESMAYMDELVAGYVAKRQAHFSVIKKFLYSGVAFKVIVVGGLLIMGTTLVVSRQMSLGQFVASELVIVIITGSVDKFLTGIETIFDALSGVEKVANVTDLPLAIAPEHHE from the coding sequence ATGGCTGTTAACACTACAGTCGAGCCACAACCAACACCCACCGAACGGCTCATCCGGTTATTATCCACCGAGAAACAGGATATCATTTACGTTTATCTGTACGCTATCGTAGCTGGCCTTATCAGTTTGTCGCTGCCCCTTGGCACGCAGGCTGTATTCACACTGGTATCGAGCGGTACAGTTTTCAGTTCAATCTATGTGTTAATCGGGCTGGTTATTTTCGGCATCATCGTGTCGGGACTGTTGCTGGTCGCGCAGCAAACACTAGTCGAAATTCTCCAGCAGCGTGTCTTTGCCAAGGCCGCGCTCGAGTACACGTATCGACTGCCCCGTATCGACTCCGAAGCGCTGTCGGCGTATTACCCGCCTGAACTGATGAACCGCTTCTTCGATGTACTGACGATTCAGAAGGCCATGCCCAAACTGCTGGTCGACCTGACGACGGCAAGTGTACAGATCATCTTCGGTCTGCTACTGCTGGTAGCCTACCACCCGATTTTCATTGCGTTCGCCATCTTCGTCGTACTCGCTGTCTGGCTGATTACCAAGATCCTGTCGCCGAGCGGTATCGAAACGAGTCTGGCCGAGTCGAAATACAAGTACAAGGTAGTGGCTCATTTGGAGCAAATGGCGGCCGATCTACCGGAGAAAACGGTAATTCCCGACACTCAGGCCGAATCGATGGCGTACATGGATGAACTGGTGGCTGGCTACGTGGCCAAACGGCAGGCGCATTTCAGCGTGATCAAGAAATTCCTGTACAGTGGCGTGGCCTTTAAGGTGATCGTTGTGGGCGGGCTGCTCATTATGGGAACGACGCTGGTCGTAAGCCGGCAGATGTCGCTGGGGCAGTTCGTAGCGTCGGAACTGGTAATTGTAATCATTACGGGGTCCGTCGACAAATTCCTGACCGGTATTGAAACCATCTTCGACGCACTGTCGGGCGTGGAGAAAGTAGCCAACGTTACCGACCTGCCGCTGGCCATTGCGCCCGAACACCACGAGTAA
- a CDS encoding efflux RND transporter periplasmic adaptor subunit → MKRWIAIGLVVLVLGGIIVYNKVLHPAPGSSPGGGGGGDKKGAPGKEGGAGKGPTPAVNAYVVRAQDIKENVITSGSLLAAEQVDIYPEISARITQLTIQEGQPVAKGQLLVKLFDADLRAQLQKLQAQADNARRTEERNKQLLARGGISQQEYDIVTTNLRSSLADIDLVKANLQRTEIRAPFSGIIGLRNVSSGALVSPNTLIARLQQVSSLKLDFSIPEKYGPSVRTGSLISFQVDGSNTTNQGTVYAIEPGVEEQTRNLRIRARVANSSSRFRPGTFARVTLTVQTDNALVVPTQAVIPQTRTNQVVVIKNGKAQFKDVTTGLRTAGSIQVLSGLTAGDTVATTGLLFLKPDAPVKVGKTITLPGAGPKVATK, encoded by the coding sequence GTGAAAAGATGGATTGCTATCGGCCTCGTCGTGCTAGTGCTCGGCGGAATCATTGTGTACAATAAGGTACTGCACCCGGCCCCCGGCTCATCGCCCGGCGGAGGGGGCGGTGGCGACAAAAAAGGCGCACCCGGCAAAGAGGGGGGCGCTGGTAAAGGGCCTACGCCAGCCGTCAATGCCTACGTCGTGCGGGCGCAGGACATCAAAGAAAACGTTATCACGAGCGGCTCACTACTGGCCGCTGAACAGGTTGATATCTACCCCGAAATTTCGGCCCGTATCACACAGCTTACCATTCAGGAGGGTCAGCCCGTCGCGAAGGGGCAGCTGCTGGTAAAACTGTTCGACGCCGATTTGCGGGCGCAGTTGCAGAAGCTACAAGCCCAGGCCGACAACGCCCGGCGGACCGAAGAGCGAAACAAGCAGCTCCTGGCGCGGGGCGGCATCAGTCAGCAGGAGTACGACATTGTCACGACCAACCTACGCTCGTCGCTGGCCGACATCGATCTGGTGAAGGCCAATCTGCAACGTACCGAGATCCGGGCACCTTTTTCGGGTATCATCGGCCTGCGCAACGTCAGTTCGGGTGCACTCGTATCGCCCAATACGCTGATCGCGCGACTGCAACAGGTGTCATCGCTGAAACTGGATTTCTCGATTCCCGAAAAATACGGTCCGTCTGTCAGAACCGGATCGCTGATTTCGTTCCAGGTCGATGGCAGCAATACGACCAACCAGGGCACGGTATATGCCATCGAGCCGGGTGTGGAGGAGCAAACGCGCAACCTGCGGATACGGGCGCGGGTGGCCAACTCGTCGAGCCGGTTCCGGCCGGGGACGTTTGCCCGCGTAACGCTGACGGTACAGACCGACAATGCGCTGGTAGTACCAACGCAGGCCGTAATTCCGCAGACACGCACGAACCAGGTTGTCGTCATAAAAAACGGCAAAGCCCAGTTTAAAGATGTAACGACGGGCCTACGGACGGCCGGTTCGATTCAGGTCCTGTCGGGCCTGACCGCTGGCGATACCGTCGCGACAACGGGTCTGCTGTTCCTCAAGCCCGACGCGCCGGTGAAAGTAGGCAAAACGATTACCCTCCCCGGCGCGGGACCCAAAGTGGCAACAAAATAG
- a CDS encoding efflux RND transporter permease subunit: protein MSLPELSLNRPVFAMVMSIVIVLFGVIGFTFLGVREYPAIDPPVITVRTNYTGANPDIVESQITEPIEKSLNSVEGIRTISSNSALGASTITVEFNLDVDLERAANDVRDKVAQAQRQLPQDIDAPPVVTKADANSDPIIFMTVQSTTRNPTQLSDYAENVLQERLQTIPGVSQANIYGLKRQAMRLWIDPIKLSAYRLTSQDIQAALNAQNVELPSGKVYGNTTELTVKAVGRLTTEEDFNNLILRQTANQIVRFKDVGYATLGAENEETLSKQNGAVGVILVLIPQPGANYVSIADEFYKRFDALKKDLPSDILVNVGIDRSTFIRRAIEEVGETLILSFVLVVLVIYLFFRDWLIAFRPLIDIPVSLIGAFFIMYVADFSINVLTLLGVVLATGLVVDDGIVVTENIYKKIEQGMDTQQAAKEGSNEIFFAVLATSITLAVVFLPIIFLEGFVGRLFREFGIVVAGAVLISAFVSLTLTPVLSVKMTAKDHSKRSWFYQKTEPFFHWLDTSYRDSLDGFMKKRGWAFVMIAGCLIMIVGLGALLKSELAPLEDRGRTRIAITSPEGTSYESQANVTDKVMQFVLDSIPETRLAFSVVAPGFSGAGAVNSSFVLVNLTEPNERVRSQQEIVDFITKNLKKFSEARMFATQDQTIQVGRGGGLPVQFVLQNLNFEKLREKLPIFLDEVAKDPTFQTSDVDLKFNKPELNISIDREKATNLGISVQDVAQTLQLALSNRRLAYFLMNGKQYQVIGQVDRRDRDAPDKLQSFYVRSNQGELVQLDNLVKFQEVSSPPQVYHYNRFKSATVSASLAPGKTIGDGVNAMNAIAARVLDQSFQTALSGPSRDYAESSSNTLFAFGLALILVYLILAAQFDSFIDPLIIMITVPLALAGAVFSLWMFNQTLNIFSQIGIIMLVGLVTKNGILIVEFANEQRLTGKNKFDAAVESAALRLRPILMTTLVAAFGALPLALALGSASKSRVPLGIVIVGGLLFSLVLTLYVVPVIYTYMSRKKDIAPETPVSEPTQHREVVV from the coding sequence ATGAGTCTACCCGAACTAAGTCTGAACCGCCCGGTCTTCGCGATGGTGATGTCGATCGTCATCGTGCTGTTCGGGGTCATTGGCTTTACATTTCTGGGCGTACGCGAGTACCCGGCCATCGACCCGCCGGTGATTACCGTCCGCACCAACTATACGGGTGCCAACCCCGACATTGTTGAGTCACAGATTACCGAGCCGATTGAAAAATCGCTGAACAGCGTCGAAGGGATTCGGACTATTTCATCCAACAGCGCGCTGGGTGCCAGTACGATTACGGTTGAGTTTAACCTCGACGTGGATCTGGAGCGGGCCGCCAACGACGTACGCGACAAGGTAGCGCAGGCCCAGCGGCAGTTGCCGCAGGACATCGACGCCCCCCCGGTGGTAACGAAAGCCGACGCCAACTCCGACCCTATCATTTTCATGACCGTGCAAAGCACAACCCGCAACCCGACCCAGCTGTCGGACTACGCGGAGAACGTCTTGCAGGAGCGACTACAGACCATTCCTGGCGTTAGTCAGGCTAATATCTACGGGTTGAAGCGGCAGGCGATGCGGCTCTGGATCGACCCCATCAAACTGTCGGCCTACCGCCTGACGTCGCAGGATATCCAGGCGGCCCTGAACGCGCAGAACGTCGAACTACCCAGCGGTAAGGTGTATGGCAACACGACCGAGCTGACCGTAAAAGCCGTGGGTCGACTCACAACAGAAGAAGACTTCAACAACCTGATTCTGCGGCAGACGGCCAACCAGATCGTGCGGTTTAAAGACGTAGGCTACGCGACGCTGGGGGCCGAAAACGAAGAAACCCTCTCCAAACAGAACGGAGCCGTGGGCGTGATTCTGGTGCTGATTCCGCAGCCGGGTGCCAACTATGTCAGCATCGCCGATGAGTTCTACAAACGATTCGACGCGCTGAAAAAAGACTTACCAAGCGATATTCTGGTCAACGTCGGTATCGACCGGAGCACGTTTATCCGGCGCGCTATTGAAGAAGTGGGCGAAACGCTGATCCTGTCGTTCGTGCTGGTCGTGCTCGTCATCTACCTCTTCTTCCGGGACTGGCTTATCGCCTTCCGCCCCCTGATCGACATTCCCGTTTCGCTCATCGGCGCGTTCTTCATCATGTACGTGGCCGACTTCAGTATCAACGTACTAACCCTGCTGGGCGTCGTACTGGCGACGGGGCTCGTGGTCGACGATGGTATTGTTGTCACGGAGAATATTTACAAGAAAATCGAGCAGGGCATGGACACCCAGCAGGCGGCCAAAGAAGGCTCCAACGAGATTTTCTTTGCCGTACTGGCTACCTCGATTACGCTGGCGGTGGTATTCCTGCCCATCATTTTCCTCGAAGGCTTCGTCGGTCGCCTGTTCCGCGAGTTCGGTATTGTCGTGGCGGGGGCTGTCCTGATTTCGGCCTTCGTTTCGCTGACGCTGACCCCGGTGCTGAGCGTGAAAATGACCGCTAAAGACCACAGCAAACGGTCGTGGTTTTACCAGAAAACAGAGCCGTTTTTTCATTGGCTCGACACCAGCTACCGCGATTCGCTCGATGGCTTCATGAAAAAACGCGGCTGGGCGTTCGTTATGATTGCCGGTTGCCTGATTATGATCGTGGGGCTGGGCGCACTGCTCAAGTCGGAACTGGCTCCGTTGGAAGACCGGGGCCGCACCCGTATCGCCATCACATCGCCAGAGGGAACAAGCTACGAATCGCAGGCGAACGTGACCGACAAGGTGATGCAGTTTGTGCTTGACTCGATTCCCGAAACGCGGCTGGCCTTCAGCGTGGTTGCGCCTGGTTTCTCAGGGGCGGGAGCCGTCAACTCGTCTTTCGTGCTGGTCAACCTTACCGAACCCAACGAGCGGGTCCGGTCGCAGCAGGAAATCGTCGATTTTATCACGAAGAACCTGAAAAAATTCAGCGAAGCGCGGATGTTCGCCACCCAGGACCAGACGATTCAGGTGGGCCGGGGCGGTGGTCTGCCGGTGCAGTTTGTGTTGCAGAATCTGAACTTCGAGAAGCTGCGCGAAAAGCTGCCGATCTTCCTTGACGAAGTAGCGAAAGACCCGACGTTCCAGACCTCCGATGTCGACCTGAAGTTTAACAAGCCTGAACTGAACATCAGCATCGACCGGGAAAAAGCGACCAACCTCGGCATCTCGGTGCAGGACGTGGCCCAAACCCTGCAACTGGCCCTCAGCAACCGGCGGCTGGCGTACTTTCTGATGAACGGTAAGCAGTATCAGGTCATCGGGCAGGTCGACCGGCGAGACCGCGACGCGCCCGATAAGCTGCAATCCTTTTACGTGCGCTCGAATCAGGGCGAACTGGTTCAGCTCGACAATTTGGTGAAGTTTCAGGAGGTCAGCAGCCCCCCGCAGGTGTACCACTATAACCGGTTTAAGTCGGCGACGGTGTCGGCCAGTCTGGCACCGGGTAAAACGATTGGCGACGGTGTAAATGCTATGAACGCCATTGCCGCGCGGGTACTCGACCAAAGTTTCCAGACCGCTCTGTCGGGGCCGTCGCGCGATTACGCGGAGAGTTCATCGAACACCCTGTTTGCCTTCGGCCTGGCCCTGATTCTGGTGTACCTGATTCTGGCGGCTCAGTTCGACTCGTTCATTGACCCGCTCATCATCATGATTACCGTACCGCTGGCGTTGGCCGGGGCGGTGTTCTCGCTCTGGATGTTTAACCAGACGCTGAACATCTTTAGCCAGATCGGTATCATTATGCTGGTCGGGCTGGTGACGAAAAACGGAATTCTGATCGTGGAATTCGCCAATGAACAGCGGCTGACGGGTAAGAACAAATTCGACGCGGCCGTGGAATCGGCGGCCCTGCGACTCCGCCCTATTCTGATGACAACCCTTGTGGCGGCCTTCGGTGCGCTCCCGCTGGCCCTCGCGCTCGGGTCGGCTTCCAAGAGCCGGGTTCCGCTCGGTATCGTGATCGTGGGTGGGCTACTATTCTCGCTGGTGCTGACACTCTACGTCGTTCCGGTCATCTACACCTACATGAGCCGCAAGAAAGATATCGCCCCGGAAACGCCCGTCAGCGAGCCGACGCAACACCGCGAAGTGGTCGTTTAA
- a CDS encoding SGNH/GDSL hydrolase family protein: MKILVIGDAHVTGFGLSAGQVGFVGHFVRQISRAGQPVTVELHSPPTLADCHAQLVRLPLERYDLIIWQCGADALSQPPTPTEPTTGWQRICQQIRAVVSGKSMRDDAATYRQAMLTLLRPQRHKVLIMLPIEQPQDLTWWGRQQRRAFLGEGYQQGFSMFDTSLHVRPTDEYFLDRHPAYLNAISHELIGRALFDFYQATPTIVAIRWVRKNE; encoded by the coding sequence ATGAAAATACTGGTCATCGGCGACGCACACGTAACGGGTTTTGGTCTGTCGGCCGGGCAGGTTGGTTTCGTCGGGCACTTTGTTCGGCAGATTAGCCGGGCCGGACAGCCGGTCACCGTCGAACTGCATTCCCCGCCAACGCTGGCCGACTGCCACGCCCAACTGGTCCGGTTGCCGCTGGAACGCTACGACCTCATTATCTGGCAATGTGGTGCCGACGCCTTATCCCAGCCGCCAACCCCGACTGAGCCGACCACGGGCTGGCAGCGGATTTGCCAGCAAATTCGAGCAGTCGTAAGCGGTAAATCGATGCGGGATGATGCCGCGACTTACCGGCAGGCGATGCTTACCCTGCTCCGGCCGCAACGGCACAAAGTGCTGATTATGCTGCCCATTGAGCAGCCGCAGGATCTTACGTGGTGGGGGCGGCAACAGCGTCGGGCTTTTCTGGGAGAAGGGTATCAACAGGGGTTCAGTATGTTCGACACCAGTTTGCACGTTCGCCCCACCGATGAATACTTCCTAGACCGGCACCCTGCGTACCTGAACGCCATTAGTCACGAACTCATCGGCCGCGCTCTGTTCGACTTTTATCAGGCCACCCCTACCATCGTCGCTATACGATGGGTGCGAAAAAACGAGTAA